Proteins found in one Paenibacillus borealis genomic segment:
- the hisB gene encoding imidazoleglycerol-phosphate dehydratase HisB — MENNNNELALRKAGLSRTTNETDIALTFAVDGSGVSELETDVPFLNHMLDLFTKHGQFDLNVQARGDIDIDDHHTVEDIGICLGQALREALGDKKGIKRYASVFVPMDEALAQVVIDISNRPHFEYRATYPSQQVGSFSTELVHEFLWKFALEARITLHVIVHYGSNTHHMIEAVFKALGRALDEATLVDPRVKGVPSTKGVL; from the coding sequence ATGGAGAACAATAATAACGAATTGGCGCTGCGCAAGGCCGGACTTAGCCGTACGACCAACGAGACGGACATCGCGTTGACTTTTGCCGTAGACGGCAGCGGAGTTTCGGAGCTTGAGACCGATGTGCCTTTTCTGAATCATATGCTGGATTTATTCACGAAACATGGACAATTTGATCTGAACGTGCAGGCGCGGGGAGATATCGATATTGATGATCACCACACCGTAGAGGACATCGGCATTTGTCTGGGACAGGCACTGCGGGAAGCGCTGGGCGACAAAAAAGGCATCAAGCGGTACGCGAGTGTCTTCGTCCCTATGGATGAGGCATTGGCCCAGGTAGTGATTGATATCAGTAACCGCCCGCATTTTGAGTACCGGGCTACCTATCCTTCCCAGCAGGTGGGCAGCTTCTCGACGGAGCTGGTTCATGAGTTCCTCTGGAAGTTTGCACTGGAAGCCAGAATTACGCTGCATGTCATTGTACATTACGGCTCCAATACCCATCACATGATCGAAGCGGTATTCAAGGCGCTGGGACGGGCGCTGGATGAAGCGACACTGGTCGATCCCCGGGTGAAGGGCGTGCCTTCCACGAAGGGAGTGCTGTAG
- a CDS encoding ATP phosphoribosyltransferase regulatory subunit, protein MSKPKGFEKPAGVRDYLPRAVTKLRKIENDVLHCMSRWGYRQMITPTLEYYDTVGVASSTSDQKLYKLLNNRGQALVLRSEMTAPVARVVSSLLKDEPLPLRLSYHANVFRAIEEEAGREAEFFQTGVELVGDDSPEADAEVVALAIASLEAAGVKSFKIAIGHVGFLDGLFQEAVSGLPEAQEELKSHLLGRDYVAFRETLRRLELSEAQKKELDGLLRLRGGKEICGQALELSSHPLARASIEHLCKVWEVLVAYGVSQHVLIDLTMIGDFSYYTGMTFEGYASELGFPVCSGGRYDNLLQQFGRPIPSTGFSLKTNRILDGVSGVTEEEELPILVQYDALRRQEGLAEAARLRNDGHAVVTRLAAGPEELKVVKRLDADTVEAEGERYGEIYTFVSFVSEHG, encoded by the coding sequence ATGTCCAAACCAAAAGGATTCGAAAAACCTGCCGGCGTACGGGATTATCTCCCGCGTGCGGTAACGAAGCTGCGCAAGATTGAGAACGATGTGCTGCACTGCATGAGCCGCTGGGGTTACCGGCAGATGATTACTCCCACTCTTGAATATTATGATACGGTCGGTGTGGCCAGTTCCACGTCAGACCAGAAGTTGTATAAATTACTGAATAACCGAGGTCAGGCACTCGTGCTGCGTTCGGAAATGACAGCGCCTGTTGCCCGCGTGGTCTCCTCATTACTGAAGGATGAACCGCTGCCGCTTCGTCTGTCCTATCATGCCAATGTCTTCCGTGCTATCGAAGAGGAGGCAGGACGGGAAGCGGAATTCTTCCAGACCGGGGTAGAGCTTGTCGGAGATGATTCACCAGAGGCGGACGCAGAGGTTGTTGCGCTGGCAATTGCCTCGCTGGAGGCAGCGGGAGTGAAATCTTTTAAAATTGCGATAGGGCATGTAGGCTTCCTCGACGGTCTGTTCCAGGAGGCGGTATCCGGCCTCCCGGAGGCCCAGGAAGAGCTGAAAAGTCATCTGCTGGGCCGTGATTATGTCGCTTTCCGGGAGACGCTGCGGCGCCTGGAGTTGTCTGAAGCCCAGAAGAAGGAGCTGGACGGACTGCTGCGGTTGCGGGGCGGCAAGGAAATCTGCGGACAGGCGCTGGAGCTTAGCAGCCATCCGCTGGCGCGTGCTTCGATCGAGCATTTATGCAAGGTATGGGAAGTGCTTGTCGCGTACGGCGTCTCTCAGCATGTGCTGATTGATCTGACGATGATCGGTGATTTCTCCTACTATACCGGCATGACATTTGAAGGTTATGCTTCTGAATTGGGCTTCCCGGTATGCAGCGGCGGCCGGTACGACAATCTGCTCCAGCAGTTTGGGCGTCCGATTCCGTCGACAGGCTTCTCGCTGAAGACCAACCGTATTCTGGACGGCGTATCTGGAGTGACTGAAGAGGAAGAGCTGCCAATACTGGTCCAATATGATGCCCTGCGGCGCCAGGAAGGTCTTGCCGAGGCAGCCCGGCTGCGGAATGACGGCCACGCTGTGGTAACCCGGCTGGCGGCAGGCCCAGAAGAGCTGAAGGTCGTGAAGCGGCTGGATGCGGATACCGTTGAGGCGGAGGGTGAGCGTTACGGCGAGATTTATACGTTCGTGTCGTTCGTCAGCGAGCATGGGTGA
- the hisF gene encoding imidazole glycerol phosphate synthase subunit HisF yields MLAKRIIPCLDVKDGRVVKGVNFVNLRDAGDPVELAALYDREGADELVFLDISASVEGRATMVEVVRQTAGEIAIPFTVGGGISTPEDMKRILRAGADKIGINTAAVNNPQLILEGARHFGSQCIVVAMDAKYNEAWGEWEVYTHGGRTPTGIRALTWAKEAERLGAGEILLTSMDADGTKDGFDLKLTAAVCDLLSIPVIASGGAGRIDHFYDVFTAGKADAGLAATIFHYKEIAIHDLKADLKQRGVEIR; encoded by the coding sequence ATGTTAGCCAAACGGATAATCCCCTGTCTGGATGTGAAGGACGGGCGGGTAGTGAAGGGTGTTAATTTTGTCAACCTGCGTGATGCCGGAGATCCGGTGGAGCTGGCGGCGCTGTATGACCGTGAGGGTGCGGATGAGCTGGTATTCCTGGACATCTCTGCGTCTGTAGAAGGCCGGGCGACGATGGTCGAGGTGGTGCGGCAGACCGCCGGGGAGATCGCTATTCCGTTCACAGTGGGCGGCGGGATTTCGACGCCTGAGGACATGAAGCGGATTCTGCGCGCCGGTGCGGACAAGATCGGGATTAATACGGCTGCCGTCAATAATCCGCAGCTGATCCTCGAAGGAGCCCGGCACTTCGGCTCCCAGTGCATTGTGGTGGCGATGGATGCCAAATATAATGAAGCTTGGGGCGAATGGGAAGTGTACACGCACGGCGGACGTACGCCTACAGGTATCCGGGCGCTTACCTGGGCCAAGGAAGCTGAGCGGCTGGGAGCCGGCGAGATCCTGCTTACGAGCATGGATGCCGACGGCACGAAGGACGGCTTCGACCTGAAGCTGACAGCTGCGGTCTGCGATCTGCTGAGCATTCCTGTGATTGCTTCCGGCGGCGCGGGGAGAATTGATCATTTCTATGATGTATTTACCGCAGGCAAGGCAGATGCCGGACTTGCGGCAACTATTTTTCACTATAAAGAGATTGCCATCCATGATTTGAAGGCTGATCTTAAGCAAAGAGGGGTAGAGATCCGATGA
- the hisJ gene encoding histidinol-phosphatase HisJ, whose protein sequence is MRIDYHTHHERCGHAVGKLEEYVQRGIEIGLQQLGLSDHLPLIHVDPDNYYPEMAMPLAELPRYVEECLTLKERYRGTIELRVGLEADYIEGYEEQIRELLSPYPWDYLIGSVHFLGEWDITDHRQTHGWEGQNVMSVYRRYYEAVQKSALSGLYDIIGHMDVIKRFGYGPQTPEEEAEARALELDTLKVISRSGIAMELNASGLTKPCAEMFPAEHVLQQAFGLGIPLTVGSDAHDPLKLGDGLQEAREMLWRTGFRELAVFEGRRRTSVPFEV, encoded by the coding sequence ATGCGTATTGATTACCATACCCACCATGAGCGCTGCGGTCATGCTGTAGGGAAGCTTGAAGAGTATGTACAGCGCGGCATTGAGATCGGGCTGCAGCAGCTTGGACTGTCCGATCATCTGCCGCTTATCCATGTAGATCCGGATAACTACTATCCCGAGATGGCCATGCCGCTCGCGGAGCTTCCGCGTTATGTTGAGGAATGTCTTACGCTGAAGGAGCGCTACCGTGGAACGATTGAGCTGCGTGTAGGGCTTGAAGCGGATTATATCGAGGGATATGAAGAGCAGATCCGCGAGCTTTTATCGCCATATCCGTGGGATTATCTGATCGGGTCGGTGCATTTCCTCGGGGAATGGGATATTACGGACCACCGGCAGACCCATGGCTGGGAGGGCCAGAATGTAATGAGCGTATACCGCCGTTATTATGAGGCTGTGCAGAAGTCGGCGTTATCGGGATTATATGATATTATAGGACATATGGATGTCATCAAACGGTTCGGTTACGGGCCGCAGACTCCGGAGGAGGAAGCCGAAGCCAGAGCACTGGAGCTGGACACGCTGAAGGTTATATCGCGCAGCGGAATAGCGATGGAGCTGAATGCTTCGGGGCTCACTAAGCCTTGCGCTGAGATGTTCCCGGCTGAGCATGTGCTCCAGCAGGCGTTTGGGCTGGGCATTCCGCTCACCGTAGGCTCGGACGCCCATGACCCTCTGAAGCTGGGAGACGGCTTGCAGGAGGCGCGGGAAATGCTGTGGCGCACGGGCTTCCGTGAACTGGCTGTGTTCGAAGGCCGCCGCCGCACATCCGTCCCGTTCGAAGTTTAA
- the hisG gene encoding ATP phosphoribosyltransferase — MAQILKVAMPKGRIYNKAAELFRKAGLPIPPEGEESRKLVISLPEAGMEFILAKPVDVPTYVEYGVADIGIVGKDVLLEENRDVYELLDLGIARCRMSIIGLPNWQPGIQQRVATKYPNVASRYFREQGQQVEVVKLNGSIELAPLIGLADRIVDMVETGQTLKDNGLVEMTSIFEITSRLVANRVSYRMKNEEIQQLCDRLQGVIAGPGLQINR, encoded by the coding sequence ATGGCACAGATTCTTAAGGTCGCCATGCCGAAAGGCCGGATTTACAATAAAGCGGCAGAGCTGTTCCGCAAGGCGGGACTGCCGATTCCACCGGAAGGGGAAGAATCACGGAAGCTGGTGATTTCACTGCCGGAAGCCGGAATGGAGTTTATTCTTGCCAAGCCGGTAGATGTGCCTACATATGTAGAGTATGGTGTAGCGGATATTGGTATCGTCGGCAAAGATGTACTGTTGGAAGAAAACCGTGATGTGTACGAGCTGCTTGATCTGGGAATCGCCCGCTGCCGGATGTCGATTATCGGACTTCCGAACTGGCAGCCGGGCATCCAGCAGCGGGTAGCGACCAAATATCCGAACGTGGCCTCACGGTACTTCCGCGAGCAGGGCCAGCAGGTGGAGGTCGTGAAGCTGAACGGCTCCATCGAGCTTGCGCCGCTGATTGGGCTGGCTGACCGGATCGTGGATATGGTGGAGACTGGCCAGACTCTGAAAGACAACGGGCTGGTGGAAATGACCAGTATCTTCGAAATCACGAGCCGCCTGGTGGCCAACCGGGTAAGCTACCGGATGAAGAATGAGGAGATCCAGCAGCTGTGCGACCGCCTGCAGGGAGTGATTGCAGGTCCGGGGCTGCAGATTAACAGATAA
- a CDS encoding ribose-phosphate diphosphokinase, with protein MHHQLRIFSGSSNPKLAADIAERLGAPLGLIKLTRFKSGEIYVHYEESIRNCDVFLVQSLAHPINELFVELLVMIDAAKRASARTVNIIVPYYGYARQERKSAPREPISAKMVADVLTTAGATRVITIDLHAAAIQGFFNIPVDHLTALDLISGYLKIKGLSDLVVVSPDAGRASMAEKLASRLDSPFAIMIKKRPAHNESVITHVIGDVEGRTPIIIEDLIDTGTTIVNVVEGLKERGARNSIVCATHGLFSGDALERMDHPNIDEIVVTDSIALPDEHSSRFSVLSVAPMLAEATRIIIEGGSIDKLFRDAGI; from the coding sequence ATGCATCATCAATTACGTATTTTTTCCGGTTCGTCGAATCCGAAGCTGGCCGCTGATATTGCGGAGCGCCTTGGCGCACCGCTGGGCCTGATTAAGCTGACACGTTTCAAGAGCGGCGAGATTTATGTGCATTATGAAGAGAGCATCCGGAACTGCGACGTATTTTTGGTGCAATCCCTGGCTCATCCGATTAACGAGCTGTTTGTAGAATTGCTGGTCATGATCGACGCCGCTAAACGGGCATCGGCAAGAACAGTGAATATTATCGTTCCTTATTACGGATATGCCCGGCAGGAGCGCAAATCTGCGCCGCGTGAGCCGATCTCGGCCAAGATGGTTGCCGATGTGCTGACTACTGCAGGAGCCACACGCGTAATTACTATTGACCTTCATGCAGCAGCTATCCAGGGATTCTTCAATATTCCGGTGGATCATCTGACCGCGCTTGATCTGATCAGCGGCTATTTGAAGATCAAAGGCCTCTCAGATCTGGTCGTCGTATCCCCCGATGCGGGGCGCGCCTCCATGGCCGAGAAGCTGGCCAGTCGGCTGGACTCTCCGTTTGCCATCATGATTAAGAAACGTCCGGCCCATAACGAATCGGTAATTACCCATGTTATCGGAGATGTTGAAGGAAGAACGCCGATTATTATTGAGGATCTTATTGATACGGGGACGACGATCGTCAATGTGGTAGAAGGGCTGAAGGAGCGCGGGGCCCGGAACAGCATCGTTTGCGCTACGCACGGGTTATTCTCCGGAGATGCGCTGGAGCGTATGGATCATCCTAATATCGACGAAATCGTCGTCACGGATTCTATTGCGCTGCCGGATGAGCATTCCAGCAGATTCTCGGTGCTCTCTGTTGCACCTATGCTGGCAGAGGCCACACGTATTATCATCGAAGGCGGTTCCATAGATAAGCTGTTTAGAGACGCAGGGATATAA
- a CDS encoding tetratricopeptide repeat protein: MMERTSENTAEVSNVIPVTLDANFFFERAVRSLDRFQYDKALKNFRKAVEYEPDNPVNHCNMAGILSEMGNYTASNEILTHVLEKIDPAMTECHFYMANNYANMESFEEAERSLVTYLEEDASGEFMAESEELMELLQYELNRPAPLVRIRSREGVVEHDRARSLLEEGKFPQAVELLEEIIETSPDFLAAHNNLALAYFYMGRFAKAKECLNEVLKQDPGNLHALCNMAIFLQYAGDKEQLDSLLGMLEATVPFHQEHVFKMATTMGILGRHTAAYSHFRRLLKDEEVAGDAGLYHYCAAAASNSGLYSEALRCWRQAAKLDPESAVPAFFLSQLQQARAEDRAMPAVSYNYQLPFQEQLKQWKGNTGKFTEEVRNNPLLRASFFWALRYGDSSTKLQVTEALRWIEDEEMSEVLRGVLEHQPLQEDRLQEAALFSLQRLIGDNLEEASAPEEEPVQTASSPKGPPEWKEDWQRIIDHTVAMMDRRYDAAQKKDAEFIWKQFIGSLYPDVPSFRNDGGWCAALEYLTARLHGRPVTFREAAQRYGVSVSMVSRYARRIDSECDTPGMLPGTGGLSPSTTNI, encoded by the coding sequence ATGATGGAGAGAACTTCAGAGAATACCGCGGAGGTCAGTAATGTCATTCCGGTCACTCTGGATGCCAATTTTTTCTTTGAAAGAGCCGTACGGTCGCTTGACCGCTTTCAATATGATAAGGCATTGAAGAATTTTCGCAAAGCTGTTGAATATGAGCCGGACAATCCGGTGAATCATTGCAACATGGCGGGTATATTATCTGAGATGGGTAATTACACAGCATCTAATGAGATTCTGACCCATGTACTGGAGAAGATTGATCCCGCAATGACCGAATGCCATTTCTATATGGCTAATAATTACGCCAATATGGAAAGCTTTGAAGAGGCAGAGCGTTCGCTGGTCACGTATCTGGAGGAGGATGCCAGCGGTGAGTTCATGGCCGAATCCGAAGAGCTGATGGAGCTGCTTCAATATGAGCTGAACCGCCCTGCTCCGCTTGTGCGGATCCGCAGCCGTGAGGGTGTGGTCGAGCATGACCGGGCCCGCAGTCTGCTGGAGGAGGGCAAGTTTCCCCAGGCCGTAGAGCTGTTGGAAGAGATCATTGAGACTTCGCCGGACTTTCTGGCTGCACACAACAATCTGGCACTGGCTTATTTCTATATGGGCCGGTTTGCCAAAGCGAAGGAATGCTTGAACGAGGTGCTGAAGCAGGACCCCGGCAATCTGCATGCGCTCTGCAATATGGCGATCTTCCTGCAGTATGCGGGTGACAAGGAGCAGCTGGATTCCCTGCTGGGCATGCTTGAAGCCACTGTGCCTTTTCATCAGGAGCATGTATTCAAAATGGCCACTACGATGGGCATCCTGGGCAGACATACTGCCGCGTACAGCCATTTCCGGCGTCTGCTGAAGGATGAAGAGGTCGCCGGAGACGCCGGCCTGTATCATTACTGCGCAGCAGCGGCCAGCAACAGCGGCCTCTACTCTGAAGCGCTGCGCTGCTGGAGACAGGCCGCGAAGCTGGACCCTGAGTCGGCTGTGCCGGCATTCTTCCTGTCCCAGCTCCAGCAGGCCCGGGCAGAAGACAGAGCCATGCCTGCTGTCAGCTATAATTACCAATTGCCTTTCCAGGAGCAGCTTAAGCAGTGGAAGGGGAATACAGGCAAGTTCACTGAAGAAGTGCGGAACAATCCGCTACTGCGCGCCTCATTCTTCTGGGCGCTGCGCTACGGCGATTCCTCCACGAAGCTGCAGGTGACCGAGGCGCTTCGCTGGATCGAGGATGAGGAGATGTCCGAGGTGCTGCGCGGAGTGCTGGAGCATCAGCCGCTCCAGGAGGACCGGCTGCAGGAAGCGGCGCTGTTCAGCCTCCAGCGGCTGATCGGTGATAACCTGGAAGAAGCCTCAGCTCCTGAAGAAGAGCCGGTGCAAACAGCTTCCAGCCCCAAGGGACCGCCTGAATGGAAAGAAGACTGGCAGCGGATTATCGATCATACGGTGGCCATGATGGACCGGAGATATGATGCTGCGCAGAAGAAGGATGCAGAGTTTATCTGGAAGCAGTTTATCGGCAGCCTGTATCCGGATGTACCTTCATTCCGCAATGACGGCGGCTGGTGTGCGGCACTGGAATATCTGACGGCCAGGCTGCACGGGCGTCCGGTCACCTTCCGCGAGGCGGCACAGCGTTACGGCGTATCGGTCTCCATGGTAAGCCGCTATGCGCGGCGGATCGACAGCGAATGCGATACCCCGGGCATGCTGCCGGGAACGGGCGGCTTGTCGCCGTCCACCACCAACATTTGA
- the hisIE gene encoding bifunctional phosphoribosyl-AMP cyclohydrolase/phosphoribosyl-ATP diphosphatase HisIE gives MSEDKKDIAQSQQEALSGIRWNEAGLLPAVVQDARTLEVLMFAYMNPESLRLSLESGQTWFWSRSRSELWHKGGTSGNTQAITSIHYDCDSDTLLVKVVPEGPACHTGENSCFFREIPFDSPPASEGAGAAIKSAAADSERFAVLAELERVIAEREVNRPEGAYTTYLFDKGVDKILKKVGEEASETIIAAKNKDNAELRLEVSDLIYHLLVLLQERKLPLDEILEELSARHERPRRD, from the coding sequence ATGAGCGAAGATAAGAAAGACATAGCGCAGAGCCAGCAGGAGGCATTGTCAGGCATCCGCTGGAATGAAGCCGGTCTGCTGCCGGCAGTGGTGCAGGATGCCCGTACCCTGGAAGTGTTAATGTTCGCCTATATGAATCCGGAGTCACTACGGCTGTCGCTAGAGAGCGGGCAGACCTGGTTCTGGAGCCGTTCGCGCAGTGAACTCTGGCATAAGGGCGGAACCTCGGGCAATACCCAGGCCATCACCTCGATCCATTACGATTGTGACAGTGATACGCTGCTGGTGAAGGTCGTGCCGGAAGGTCCGGCCTGCCATACCGGGGAGAACAGCTGCTTCTTCCGCGAAATACCTTTCGATTCACCGCCGGCCTCTGAAGGAGCCGGGGCTGCTATTAAATCCGCAGCAGCAGACAGTGAACGGTTTGCTGTACTGGCTGAGCTGGAACGCGTGATTGCCGAGCGGGAAGTGAACCGTCCGGAAGGGGCGTACACTACGTATCTGTTCGACAAAGGCGTCGACAAGATTCTCAAGAAGGTCGGCGAAGAAGCCTCCGAAACGATCATCGCCGCCAAAAATAAAGATAATGCCGAGCTGCGCCTTGAAGTCAGCGATCTGATCTATCACCTGCTCGTGCTGCTGCAGGAACGCAAGCTTCCGCTGGATGAGATTCTGGAAGAGCTGAGCGCCCGCCACGAACGGCCTCGCCGGGACTAG
- the hisD gene encoding histidinol dehydrogenase, producing MKVQSSKEFKLQREVEYGTPEQNKAVREIVAGIKQEGDTALLRYTERFDGAVLTPAQLRVTPEELEAAYGRVEESFVTAIRAAAVNIRAFHARQKRNSWMDLQPDGTILGQIIRPLKRVGVYVPGGKAAYPSSVLMNVIPAQIAGVPEIVMVTPPSTGGTEGIDPYILVAAAEAGVNEIYRVGGAQAIAALAFGTESIVPVDKICGPGNIYVALAKREVYGAVDIDSIAGPSEIVVLADDTAEAAYVAADLLSQAEHDEMASAILVTPSQRLAEAVAAEVERQLQTLPRETIARASVDNYGAIIVVESLEEGISVVNRLAPEHLEIVVADPMGLTGAIENAGAIFLGPYSSEPVGDYFAGPNHIIPTNGTARFSSPVDVDDFIKKSSLIYYSKEALLRDGAAIMELARREGLEGHARAIEIRLENEAKGGDRNGEQ from the coding sequence GTGAAGGTCCAGTCCAGTAAGGAATTTAAGCTGCAGCGTGAAGTGGAATACGGCACGCCGGAGCAGAACAAGGCCGTACGTGAAATCGTGGCCGGTATCAAACAAGAGGGCGATACGGCGCTGCTCCGGTATACGGAGCGCTTCGACGGCGCAGTGCTGACGCCTGCGCAGCTGCGGGTCACGCCGGAGGAGCTTGAGGCCGCCTATGGCCGGGTAGAGGAATCCTTCGTGACGGCAATCCGCGCGGCGGCTGTGAATATCCGCGCGTTCCATGCGCGGCAGAAACGCAATTCCTGGATGGATCTGCAGCCGGACGGCACGATCCTCGGACAGATCATCCGCCCGCTGAAGCGGGTGGGCGTCTATGTTCCCGGCGGCAAGGCGGCATATCCGTCCTCGGTGCTGATGAACGTTATTCCGGCACAGATCGCCGGCGTGCCGGAGATCGTGATGGTAACACCGCCTTCGACCGGCGGTACGGAAGGCATTGATCCCTATATTCTCGTTGCCGCCGCTGAAGCGGGCGTAAACGAGATATACCGCGTAGGCGGCGCGCAGGCGATCGCCGCCCTGGCCTTCGGCACGGAATCCATCGTGCCGGTCGATAAGATCTGCGGGCCAGGGAACATCTACGTGGCCCTGGCCAAACGCGAGGTCTACGGCGCTGTCGATATCGACAGCATCGCCGGACCGAGCGAGATCGTCGTGCTCGCCGACGATACCGCCGAGGCCGCCTACGTCGCGGCCGACCTGCTCTCGCAGGCCGAGCACGACGAGATGGCCTCGGCGATCCTCGTGACGCCGTCGCAGCGTCTCGCGGAGGCCGTTGCTGCCGAAGTAGAACGGCAGCTGCAGACGTTGCCGCGCGAGACCATCGCGCGGGCCTCGGTGGACAACTACGGCGCGATTATCGTCGTGGAATCGCTCGAAGAGGGCATCTCCGTGGTGAACCGGCTGGCGCCGGAGCATCTGGAGATTGTGGTGGCGGACCCGATGGGGCTGACCGGCGCGATTGAGAACGCCGGGGCGATCTTCCTGGGTCCTTACAGCTCGGAGCCGGTCGGCGATTATTTCGCCGGACCGAACCATATTATACCGACCAACGGCACAGCAAGGTTCTCCTCGCCTGTGGACGTGGATGATTTCATTAAGAAATCCAGCCTGATTTATTACAGCAAGGAAGCGCTGCTGCGGGACGGGGCGGCGATTATGGAGCTTGCCCGGCGGGAGGGGCTGGAAGGCCACGCCCGTGCAATAGAAATCCGGCTGGAGAACGAAGCGAAAGGTGGAGACCGTAATGGAGAACAATAA
- the hisH gene encoding imidazole glycerol phosphate synthase subunit HisH: MAVAIVDYGMGNLHSVSKAVERLGYASLVTADPGEILAADSVILPGVGAFGDAMEHLRESGLDVVVKEAAAAGQPLLGICLGMQLLFSSSQEHGEHNGLDILPGSGVRFAPRDGYKVPHMGWNKLSFRQPESPLLTGLEEGHVYFVHSYHVIADAESDLLAVTDYGHPVTAVVGRNNVYGMQFHPEKSGELGIKLLGNFLRLTRE; this comes from the coding sequence ATGGCTGTAGCAATCGTCGATTACGGCATGGGCAACCTGCACAGTGTCAGTAAGGCAGTAGAGCGCTTAGGGTATGCGAGTCTTGTGACGGCTGATCCCGGCGAGATTCTGGCGGCAGACAGCGTGATTCTGCCGGGTGTCGGTGCCTTCGGCGATGCGATGGAACATCTGCGGGAGAGCGGGCTGGACGTTGTGGTTAAGGAGGCAGCTGCTGCCGGACAGCCGCTGCTGGGCATATGCCTCGGGATGCAGCTGCTGTTCAGCAGCAGCCAGGAGCATGGCGAGCATAACGGCCTGGATATTCTGCCGGGATCGGGGGTTCGGTTCGCCCCCCGTGACGGCTACAAGGTGCCGCATATGGGCTGGAACAAGCTGAGCTTCCGCCAGCCGGAGAGTCCGCTTCTGACCGGTCTTGAGGAAGGCCATGTCTACTTCGTCCACTCCTATCATGTGATTGCCGATGCAGAGAGCGACCTGCTGGCCGTCACGGATTATGGACATCCGGTAACGGCAGTAGTGGGCCGGAACAATGTATACGGCATGCAGTTCCACCCGGAAAAGAGCGGCGAGCTTGGTATCAAGCTGCTGGGGAATTTTCTGCGGCTTACAAGAGAATAG
- the hisA gene encoding 1-(5-phosphoribosyl)-5-[(5-phosphoribosylamino)methylideneamino]imidazole-4-carboxamide isomerase — MSSFIVYPAIDIRDGKCVRLQQGDYSQETIYNDSPAKVAKSWEEQGGQFIHLVDLDGAKAGHPVNDAIIGAIAKSANVPVQVGGGLRTLADVEKLLGLGISRVIIGTAAINDHAFTEAVLAKYGDKVAIGIDARNGYVATHGWLNTSEVRAEDLAKELAAKGAETFIYTDISRDGMMQGPNVEGILSMAGASGKTVIASGGVTSLDDLLRLNVHSGSGIGGAIVGKALYTGNIDLAAALQALGQSSGSL, encoded by the coding sequence ATGTCTTCTTTTATCGTATATCCGGCGATTGATATCCGGGACGGCAAATGTGTAAGGTTGCAGCAGGGCGACTACAGCCAGGAAACCATATATAACGACAGTCCGGCTAAGGTGGCTAAGTCATGGGAGGAACAGGGCGGACAGTTTATCCATCTGGTCGATTTGGACGGAGCCAAAGCCGGGCATCCGGTCAATGACGCTATCATCGGAGCTATCGCCAAGAGTGCGAATGTGCCCGTTCAGGTCGGCGGCGGTCTCCGCACGCTTGCCGATGTGGAGAAGCTGCTGGGTCTTGGCATCAGCCGGGTCATTATCGGCACGGCGGCGATCAATGATCATGCTTTTACTGAAGCGGTTCTCGCGAAGTATGGTGATAAGGTTGCCATCGGTATCGACGCCCGGAACGGCTATGTGGCTACGCATGGATGGCTGAACACCTCCGAGGTGCGCGCTGAGGATCTGGCCAAGGAGCTGGCGGCCAAAGGCGCAGAGACCTTCATCTATACGGATATCTCCCGTGACGGGATGATGCAGGGTCCGAATGTGGAAGGTATTCTGTCTATGGCCGGAGCGAGCGGCAAAACCGTAATCGCCTCAGGCGGCGTTACCAGCCTGGACGATCTGCTGCGCCTGAACGTACATAGCGGCAGCGGGATCGGCGGGGCTATTGTCGGCAAAGCGCTCTACACAGGCAATATTGATCTGGCTGCAGCCCTGCAGGCGCTGGGACAGTCCTCCGGATCGCTGTAA